In Cryptomeria japonica chromosome 1, Sugi_1.0, whole genome shotgun sequence, the sequence TCTTTTGGGCACAAGTGTTATTTTCCTATTCTTCTTCTGATAGAAAAGGAGCAACACTGTATTGTTTTACGTAGTTATTGAAAGGTTTGCATAAGTTTCCAGTCCTTAACGGGTCTTAATTACAATCTCAGTTGTTGCGTTTAAGGGTTTGTATAATTTTCCAGTCCTCTTTGATAATTGTATCGAGCAATTAAAATCTCGATTGTTGCGCGGTTGATCACATCAATCTTAGAAAACCACTTTTCTCGAATCCATTTTTTTTGGCAGGGACTTAACTGTGCATTGCACCCATGATTCATTAACCACTAATCTCCATTTTTGTAATATTTCCTTTTTATTGATCCACTTGCTTATTTGCCAAAACTTAAATTTCATTGTTAGCATGTCCTAAACTAAACATGCAACTATTAAATTCCTAGAAACCATTTCCATTGCTAAATGTTTAAAAaaatagtgatgataatttggaatTAAAACTATAAGTGATTGATATGTACTATTACTACATTTATGAGCCAAGAACTTGACAAGTTCTTGCTTTATAATGGTGTCCTGAAGAGAGTTGCAtatattccaaaattgttataTTATATGGCAAGATCCTCTTTATTTGAATTTTACAAGGACTCTGTGATTTCTTCAGGCATATACTTCTCAATCAATTAGTGTAACTTAGATCATGAAATTAGGTTAAGTGATGGAAATTGTTCTTAACATATGTAATATTCAAGCGGGAAATAATCCATAATGCTATAGGGTACAGTGCAAGGCAAAAGATGAGAGTGCACAAAATATTTAAGAAACTAATATGCAACATTGAATTGTTTTAATCGTTTAATTTGGTATCACGATCCACACCCCCACCCCAACCCCCCCCCCAAACAGGTATCATGGCAGAGAAACTGGCTTCCAAAATATTATGAGAGAGCATGGGAGAATTTCCCAAGCAAACTTCCTGTTTATTAGGAATTCTTGATTTGATGGAACTACGCCAAAGTGCAGTAATGAACATACCACCCAAAATACTCAGGTATGAAAGTTCAATTATAAAGCTATCTCATTAACACAAAGTTCAAAGAGGTATATGCCTTGTTCTCAGATACATTTCACTTTCCTGGTCCGAGAGGCATCAGCTAATCATAAAACTTGGCCTTTTATCCAGAACTTACATTTAGACTACTGTAAAGCATTAAATCGACAAACAAAAGCAATCATAACTAAAAATTGTGTAAACACAATCTTGTTCCCAAGGCATATTTTAAAACCACAAATTTTTCTCAAGAAAATTATCTTGCATGCATGTTTGTGGATTTTTGGTTATCCTGATATTTTAAGCATTgtgttttcaataaattaatattcTGACATACAAGACAAACATATTATTCTCACTCAGAGAACTCTGACATACACAAGTTGCAACGCTGACATACAGAAGATGCAGTTCTTGTCTTGAGAACAAACGAACAGCTTTACCCTGCAAACAAATTAGTTAATCAAAAACAGTGCAAAAATTTTACATGCCTCGCCTGCGAATAGGTTTATAAAGTACAACAGTCACAAACTTTGAACGGAACCGATGTGTAAACCCAAGTGCTACCACCGAACGGGTATTTTCTGCATTTCCAATATAAAGATGGTTCAATATCACATTCTGTGGATGAGGCAAACTACCAGATGCATCTGTATTGGCAGCAGAATTTAACAAACTGTGATGCAAATGTGGAGGAACTGTAGGTGGCTCCTTTGCCTCATCTTCATTTCCAGGGAAAGAATTACTGTAACTGGAATCTGGAGACTTTGGAGTGTCAAAACCATCAACATCTATGCCTTCTTGTGTATTAATCTGCAAAATATGTAATCAATCAGAATAAGCAAGGAAACAAGAAATTATTCAAATATCCTCATGTATCAGCATCTCATGTAATCTAAAACTAGGATCTGATAAGAAAAATTGTACCATATGTTGACAAGTCATCTGAAAATATATATGTAGGCACATCATCTCAAAAGCAATCGCATTAAAAAAGATTGGACGTATAGTAGCTTACATAGTTGTCCATGTTGCTTGGATTCTCCATTTCCTCAGAAGTTAATTGTAACCGAAAGTCCCATTGACAAGAAAGATTCTCAACTAAATTGTATTTTAAGTCCAGAGATTTGTCATTCCCTTTTTATAAGTCGACAGAAATACCTGCAATATAAATATCATCACAATCAGAAACTTCATTATTTACACGAGTGCAATAACTTACAACTACATCATCACAATCAGAAACTTCATTATTAATATTTACAGAAGTACAATAACTTACAACGACATCATCACAATCAGAAACTTCATTATTAATATTTACAGAAGTGCAACCTTAAAGCTTACAACAAAATATAAGGCAAGCAAAGAATAAATGATTCATTTGCGTGTCCTATACTGCTAATTTATTTCAAACCTATTTTTATTCCTCCTTGTAACTGTGTATTTTTATATACCTAATGGCAGTATATATTTACACGTCATCTTTTTACCAGATtggaatatttaataataaattggCAAAAATATACTGAGAGATAGCTTATGGGTATCATCACTTTAGTACATTATTTACTATTTTCCACATCTAAGCTATTTGAATATATTATCAGGAAACTGTCATAGAATAATTTGACTTCAGTGGCTGCTACAAATTCATTAAAATATCAACTGAGCAAAATATAAGTTACTGACAATTACTCAAGATTTTCACTTCAATACTAGATAACATTAGTTACTATTTCGGGCCCAGATTTTCAAAAACAGCAAATAAATACATGCAAATACTTTCCAATAATTGATAGTGACAGTGCAGATTTTTTATTTCTTGTATGGCCCAACTAAGAAGATTTGGAAAGCATTGTCACACGGTCAAATGTGTTAATGAGGTTCTAAACACTTCAAAAGGGTAGCAACCTTCTTCATGTC encodes:
- the LOC131026846 gene encoding SNF1-related protein kinase regulatory subunit beta-3: MENPSNMDNYINTQEGIDVDGFDTPKSPDSSYSNSFPGNEDEAKEPPTVPPHLHHSLLNSAANTDASGSLPHPQNVILNHLYIGNAENTRSVVALGFTHRFRSKFVTVVLYKPIRRRGM